The stretch of DNA ACTCTTCCACTTCCAATTGCTTGAAGAATGACTGATTGCCTTCTAATCCCGCCTTGCTTTGCGCCAATGTAAATTCGAAGGTAGTCGGCTCGATGCTTAATACCAACGTACCTTTGGGCAGGCTCGCGCCCTGTTTCAACGCAGGATGAATATAGCTGACCTTCCCGCTCACCTCGGTCTTTGCCTTTAACAAAACCGCAGGCTCAACATTACCATAGCCGATGGCACGACTACTGAAAGGTAATTTCTGAACCCTAATCACTTCTACGCTACGTGTGGGGAATGATGACTGCTCATGCTCAATCGGCGGCCTTGTCATTACCTGATACAACACAAACAGCAGGGCTGCCAGCACGATAACGGCTGGAATGAGCGGTTTTTGTAATAACTGTTTCACAGGCTGGACCGAATCCCTCGCAGATAGATTTCAAACACACCCGGCGCATCACGAGCAATCCGCTCCACCTCTCCAGCCAGCAGCGACTGCATAATTAAGCCCTGCAACGTACCGATAAATACGATCACCGCAGAGGCGGTTTCAACCTCTGAATCAATGACCCCATCGGCTTTGCCCTGCTCCATCAAGACGGTTAATCGACCAGCGTATTTTTTAAGCAGAGTGCACACCATTCGTTTCGCTGCGGTGTTCTCGGCACGTTGCAACTCCCCAAACAAAATACGGGGGACACCCGGATGTGCTGAGACAAACCCGACATGCGCCATGAATATTGCTTCCAGCTTCGGAACCACACCAACAGCCTGTTTGGCCGCCTTGTCTATTCTGGCCAACAAGCGCTCAGCCACCCACTCCATGACTGCCTGCAAAATAGCTTCTTTATTGGCGAAATGACGAAACAGCGACCCCTGCGTCAATCCCATGCGTTTGGCAATGGCGGCCGTGGTGATATCGTTTGGATTCTGCTCCGATGCCAACTCCACAACGGTTTCAACAGTGATGGTGCGGCGCTCCTGCGCTGGAAGATGTTTACCATGAACGGACATAATACCCTCAAGCATGTTAGCAATTAATTACTATCGTCATATTCTGAGCTAAGTATGTCAATAATTTTATTAGATCATATGAACTGAATCATATAATGGGCGTTCTCTCCTTAGATCATAGTTCACCCCATGCATAGGGTTACATTGATGGCATCGATTGTTGAGTTACTTAGTCTTCTCTAAAGAATCGATACAGAGGGGCACTTTGATCGTTAAAAAATTGAGTAACAGTGACCGATCTGCGCGAAGGCTGTCACTTGGTA from Pseudomonadales bacterium encodes:
- a CDS encoding TetR/AcrR family transcriptional regulator encodes the protein MSVHGKHLPAQERRTITVETVVELASEQNPNDITTAAIAKRMGLTQGSLFRHFANKEAILQAVMEWVAERLLARIDKAAKQAVGVVPKLEAIFMAHVGFVSAHPGVPRILFGELQRAENTAAKRMVCTLLKKYAGRLTVLMEQGKADGVIDSEVETASAVIVFIGTLQGLIMQSLLAGEVERIARDAPGVFEIYLRGIRSSL